One window of Botrimarina mediterranea genomic DNA carries:
- a CDS encoding lipase family protein translates to MSGLLPSAEHLTTEWDTLCDTVPWATAITLAEMSTLAYSTPHNRELVLRLLGFDRIRLLDDGPRSGLVAMAEDAAIVAFRGTDDLEDWFANFDFREQTQLSDGRTVHRGFQAYYNVFADEVKRVLADWAPNRLWVTGHSLGGAMAACCAVDLVDSDIPFSGIVTFGQPRIGNDVLARRLDFATSGRYMRFVNEDDAVPLAPPGLLWNYWHCGSRIRFRDEQLDRRQGLAVFSCSAPAGEDAPEGELQPVSPDGEDSLSEEELREIKGYLKVRKQSGLDEERPTEVEGTADGSAGQPMACSAAAPGLVDRVVHFLEKRINDHSMTEYLRRLNEFSAE, encoded by the coding sequence ATGAGCGGTCTGCTTCCCTCCGCGGAACATCTTACAACGGAATGGGACACGCTATGCGACACGGTGCCTTGGGCCACGGCGATCACGCTCGCCGAAATGAGCACCTTGGCGTATTCCACCCCCCACAACCGAGAGCTGGTTCTCCGCTTGCTGGGCTTTGACAGAATCCGTCTGCTCGATGATGGACCCCGTAGTGGTTTGGTGGCGATGGCGGAAGATGCGGCCATCGTCGCGTTTCGGGGCACGGATGATCTCGAAGATTGGTTTGCCAACTTCGACTTTCGTGAGCAAACGCAGCTTTCGGACGGGCGGACGGTCCACCGCGGCTTCCAAGCGTACTACAACGTATTCGCCGATGAAGTAAAACGAGTGCTCGCGGATTGGGCGCCGAATCGACTATGGGTCACTGGGCACAGCCTTGGGGGCGCAATGGCGGCATGCTGTGCTGTCGATTTGGTGGACAGCGATATTCCGTTTTCTGGGATCGTGACCTTCGGACAGCCACGAATCGGCAATGACGTGCTGGCGAGGCGGCTCGACTTTGCCACCAGTGGCCGCTACATGCGATTCGTCAATGAAGACGATGCGGTGCCGCTAGCGCCTCCGGGGCTGCTCTGGAACTACTGGCATTGCGGTAGCCGGATTCGATTTCGGGACGAACAGCTCGACCGACGGCAAGGTTTGGCGGTTTTCTCGTGTTCCGCACCCGCCGGTGAGGATGCTCCAGAGGGAGAGCTTCAGCCTGTATCACCCGATGGAGAAGACTCGCTGTCCGAAGAAGAATTACGGGAGATCAAGGGGTACTTAAAAGTCAGAAAGCAGAGCGGTCTTGATGAGGAGCGTCCGACAGAGGTGGAGGGCACGGCCGATGGTAGTGCAGGCCAGCCGATGGCTTGCTCAGCCGCTGCTCCTGGCTTAGTCGACAGAGTCGTCCATTTCCTGGAGAAGCGGATCAACGATCACTCCATGACGGAATACCTTCGGCGACTGAATGAGTTCAGTGCGGAGTAA
- a CDS encoding PDDEXK family nuclease, translated as MSKSKTTIEALLEETGPMDSGGLADELVRRHPSQTPEAARKAISRAQIASRVRSTHPVRFDRVYLYYLSSHEGEKYARAVRAVLPKKPGFDRVYKTLLANRGWITAGQIGKSSGSLPDSAQTNAGGRHRLAETVSQLLHLRVLEPVVGATDLFRIGREFGTPRVGKGLFEHKLRIEQGLLEEARDWLRDCYLLAYDKHRLRTSPYLCEGFNDAVWDVHGPVYFGPFTANQQLRRTTAKEAFLVCDILAYRQYDINDATALLERYRSVVLRWKTVVVVPVVIAPVFSASAWQLLRTSGVTPVVFHDVFGRNVEKLLNSLWDLFKQDTPSDSTLTKLEDTLALARGTEINDGIIGNLKGALFELIVALAWRSQGFEVVIQKMVQSKEDLQEYEIDVVCIKADQVCKLIECKGRHAGYEESRDDVERHFASRCKASADPYGWDVTGGYANVEALFITTGVLSPEARAYADATKRSHGISCKVWAGETVGNWLKEIDQPRLAALIDRFYRQ; from the coding sequence ATGAGCAAATCGAAGACAACGATCGAAGCACTGCTCGAAGAAACCGGCCCCATGGATTCGGGCGGGCTGGCTGACGAGCTAGTCCGACGGCATCCATCTCAGACTCCAGAAGCCGCTCGGAAGGCTATCAGTCGTGCCCAAATTGCGAGTCGCGTTAGGTCCACGCACCCGGTCAGGTTCGACCGTGTCTATCTGTACTACCTCTCGTCGCACGAAGGTGAGAAGTATGCGAGAGCAGTAAGGGCGGTCCTCCCCAAGAAGCCCGGCTTCGATCGGGTCTACAAGACTCTGCTTGCAAACCGCGGGTGGATTACAGCCGGTCAGATTGGCAAATCGTCCGGGAGCCTACCCGACAGCGCCCAAACCAACGCGGGCGGACGGCACCGTCTAGCGGAGACGGTCTCTCAGCTACTCCACCTCAGGGTTCTTGAGCCTGTCGTGGGGGCTACTGATCTCTTCCGGATAGGCAGAGAGTTCGGCACACCGCGTGTGGGCAAGGGTCTGTTCGAACACAAACTCAGGATTGAGCAGGGGCTCCTTGAGGAAGCTCGCGACTGGCTGCGCGACTGCTATCTGCTTGCCTATGACAAGCACCGGCTCCGAACTTCGCCGTATCTCTGCGAGGGATTCAACGACGCCGTATGGGACGTCCACGGACCGGTCTACTTCGGGCCCTTCACCGCGAACCAACAGCTGCGACGGACAACGGCCAAGGAGGCGTTTCTCGTCTGCGACATCCTCGCGTACCGCCAGTATGACATCAACGACGCGACTGCTCTCTTGGAACGCTATCGGTCAGTGGTGCTGCGATGGAAGACAGTTGTGGTGGTTCCCGTAGTGATCGCACCGGTGTTCTCAGCTTCGGCCTGGCAGCTACTGCGGACCAGCGGCGTTACGCCCGTCGTCTTCCACGACGTGTTCGGCCGCAATGTCGAGAAGCTGCTGAACTCGCTGTGGGATCTCTTTAAGCAAGATACGCCTTCCGACTCAACGCTGACCAAGCTTGAAGACACACTCGCTCTCGCAAGAGGCACCGAGATCAATGACGGCATCATAGGGAATCTCAAGGGTGCCCTATTTGAATTGATCGTCGCCCTAGCGTGGAGGTCACAAGGGTTCGAGGTTGTCATTCAAAAGATGGTGCAGTCGAAAGAAGATCTACAAGAATATGAGATCGATGTTGTCTGCATCAAGGCGGACCAGGTCTGCAAGCTAATCGAGTGCAAGGGAAGGCACGCAGGGTACGAGGAATCTAGGGACGACGTTGAACGTCACTTCGCCAGTCGCTGCAAGGCTTCGGCGGACCCGTACGGCTGGGACGTTACTGGGGGCTACGCCAATGTAGAAGCTTTGTTCATCACAACGGGCGTACTCTCGCCTGAAGCGCGTGCATACGCGGACGCAACCAAGAGAAGCCACGGGATCTCCTGCAAAGTGTGGGCAGGCGAAACGGTTGGGAATTGGCTGAAGGAGATTGATCAGCCTCGCCTTGCGGCCCTTATCGACCGCTTCTATCGGCAGTAG
- a CDS encoding UvrD-helicase domain-containing protein encodes MTRSPIAKPCYEVAGAGAGKTHGMVETVAASLDSLSPCRSLAVVAFTHAATRVIRERLAKRVAIPPNVFVGTTHAFVARFILRPFGRLLGDIPEGVIYSEVAAKPGMKPRALVAYRKAVLKKGVMDYSDMLSKSAALVEKPLVRSRVGGRLQFLFVDEFQDISPALLRTLEALRKEKKTAIRVVGDPEQYINGFTYKDAGTKRPDADVLPFAKFAKKATTEERCENHRANGELVRFSNQFRSDFNQQSVAGDRGEDAVYFVRPTDLKEVVEAFRSLTDDVRLAGDARKRLYLARKNKFFDEVRSEFDIVHVGKEAQRGKSLHADARDLLSVAVGKQERDLVRDLDGGLVGWRRTACRLLFRLGEREMGFDEFKSFVKEELGMKVSESREKHLLSMVADLQGALGGCGRGSEAVELSASLNKAKGLEADAVLLVAETQAQLLKFFETDADARQSDKSDVCRLGYVGATRARERLVLACVKPIDRKAEGFLAGLGVKLQLADD; translated from the coding sequence ATGACCCGCTCGCCCATCGCAAAGCCGTGCTACGAGGTCGCCGGAGCGGGGGCCGGCAAGACCCACGGTATGGTCGAGACGGTGGCGGCCAGCCTCGATAGCCTGTCGCCCTGCCGGTCCCTGGCGGTGGTGGCGTTCACCCACGCCGCGACGCGGGTCATCCGGGAGCGCCTCGCCAAACGGGTAGCGATACCGCCGAACGTCTTCGTCGGCACGACGCACGCGTTCGTCGCCCGGTTTATTCTGAGACCGTTCGGGCGGCTGCTGGGAGATATCCCCGAAGGCGTCATCTACTCAGAGGTCGCGGCAAAGCCGGGCATGAAGCCCCGGGCGCTCGTCGCCTACCGGAAGGCCGTGCTCAAGAAGGGTGTGATGGACTACTCGGACATGCTGAGCAAGTCGGCGGCCCTTGTTGAAAAGCCGCTGGTGCGGTCGCGGGTTGGGGGCCGTCTGCAGTTCCTGTTCGTCGACGAGTTCCAGGACATCTCGCCCGCGTTGCTGCGTACGCTCGAAGCGCTCCGCAAGGAGAAGAAGACTGCTATCCGTGTTGTTGGAGACCCCGAGCAGTACATCAACGGCTTCACCTATAAGGACGCGGGGACCAAACGACCGGACGCCGATGTCCTGCCATTCGCGAAGTTCGCCAAGAAGGCCACGACCGAGGAACGTTGCGAGAACCACCGCGCCAACGGTGAGCTGGTGAGGTTCTCCAATCAGTTCCGCAGCGACTTCAATCAGCAGAGCGTGGCTGGAGACCGGGGCGAGGACGCTGTGTACTTTGTCCGTCCGACAGATCTGAAAGAGGTCGTTGAAGCGTTCCGTTCGTTGACCGACGATGTTCGTCTAGCCGGGGACGCCAGGAAGCGCTTGTACCTCGCGAGAAAGAACAAGTTCTTCGACGAGGTGCGGTCAGAGTTCGACATCGTCCACGTCGGCAAAGAGGCCCAACGCGGCAAGTCTCTTCACGCCGACGCTCGCGATTTGCTCAGCGTGGCGGTCGGCAAGCAAGAGCGCGACTTGGTGCGGGACCTGGATGGCGGACTGGTCGGTTGGCGTCGGACTGCCTGTCGCTTGCTGTTCCGTCTTGGCGAGAGAGAGATGGGGTTCGACGAGTTCAAAAGCTTCGTGAAGGAAGAACTTGGGATGAAGGTCAGCGAGTCGCGTGAGAAACACTTGCTGTCGATGGTCGCGGATCTTCAAGGCGCCCTCGGCGGGTGCGGACGAGGGAGCGAGGCGGTTGAACTGAGCGCGTCGCTCAACAAGGCGAAGGGTCTCGAAGCAGACGCCGTGCTATTGGTGGCGGAGACCCAAGCGCAGCTCTTAAAGTTCTTCGAAACCGACGCCGACGCTCGCCAGTCCGACAAGTCCGATGTTTGCCGCTTGGGCTACGTGGGGGCAACCCGTGCGCGGGAGCGACTGGTGCTGGCGTGCGTGAAACCGATCGACAGGAAGGCTGAAGGGTTCCTGGCAGGCCTCGGGGTGAAACTGCAGCTCGCCGACGACTGA
- a CDS encoding ATP-dependent nuclease, whose translation MHISQLTIRGFRNFSEDGFEIALKPFTLILGENNIGKTNIVAAASLIFGQEISTSQSRRLGIDDLNYPAVQRFKQQVAAGDLPPDKVRFPEVFVEAKLTGMNEDQHAVVGDWYVDEKLEVASVTYRYALRGNFNATKWVEEQRDALDEHLKGGAAKETLKDYVGLPIGDYRHMLYGGGVQANECEANLLRMLRGECLDALRDANRELVAGGEQRLLYRVLSSLGEAEYADVKESLAQLSAAVDTNVALSGLRKRVADLLGRVSLLTEGSNNDIAFRFSAPDSSELLKKVGMLYGADPVSVDRNGLGRNNLLYLALVVSQIARTDDPGDGQENYACFRLVSVEEPEAHLHPHLQDHLAGNIESVRKEHDESLQLLLTSHSTHLAARLDLKNTVVVFRDEGGKLASRYVLQDIDPETEADAVRFLSLYLDATKSRLLFARSVILVEGIAEQTLVPLLFERTYGEKLERHGCSVVNVNGVAFKHFLTVFRRGLFRRCVVLTDSDAGARTENRAYKLVEEFGGSDSIDIKVSETSTFEKDLVQANREGPARELLLDALVAARQRKGKGYAEAIGDGPHDPDKFYEALGPEKAAFAFGVATALRERPDIEFATPPYIQQGFERLAGEPSQRPSGAAP comes from the coding sequence ATGCACATTTCTCAGCTGACGATTCGCGGGTTCCGCAACTTCTCGGAGGACGGATTCGAGATAGCGCTTAAGCCGTTCACGCTCATCCTGGGCGAGAACAATATCGGTAAGACAAACATCGTCGCTGCCGCATCGCTCATTTTCGGGCAAGAAATCTCGACATCGCAAAGCAGGCGTCTCGGCATCGACGACCTGAACTACCCCGCGGTCCAACGCTTCAAGCAGCAGGTGGCCGCCGGGGATCTCCCTCCGGACAAGGTTCGGTTCCCCGAGGTGTTCGTCGAGGCCAAGCTGACCGGTATGAACGAGGACCAGCACGCGGTCGTCGGTGATTGGTATGTCGATGAGAAGCTGGAAGTCGCGAGCGTCACGTACCGCTACGCGTTGCGGGGTAACTTCAACGCCACTAAGTGGGTCGAGGAGCAACGGGACGCGCTTGACGAGCATCTGAAAGGCGGCGCTGCCAAGGAGACGCTCAAAGACTATGTGGGTCTGCCTATCGGCGACTACAGGCACATGCTCTACGGCGGCGGCGTCCAAGCCAACGAGTGCGAGGCCAACCTCCTCCGGATGCTCCGCGGCGAGTGCCTCGACGCGCTGCGAGACGCGAATCGAGAGCTTGTGGCTGGCGGCGAGCAACGGCTGCTGTATCGTGTCCTCAGCAGTTTGGGTGAGGCCGAGTACGCCGACGTTAAAGAATCGCTGGCGCAGCTAAGCGCGGCGGTCGATACCAACGTCGCGTTGTCGGGATTGCGGAAACGAGTGGCTGACCTGCTCGGAAGAGTGTCCTTGCTCACGGAAGGGTCGAACAACGACATCGCCTTCAGGTTCAGCGCCCCTGATTCGAGCGAGCTGCTGAAGAAGGTCGGAATGCTATACGGAGCCGACCCAGTGAGCGTCGATCGCAACGGACTCGGGCGAAATAACCTGCTCTACCTGGCGCTGGTGGTTTCTCAGATCGCACGCACCGACGACCCGGGCGACGGTCAGGAAAACTACGCCTGCTTCCGCTTGGTGTCGGTCGAGGAGCCAGAGGCGCATCTGCACCCCCACCTCCAGGACCACTTGGCGGGTAACATCGAGAGCGTCAGAAAGGAACACGACGAGTCGCTTCAGCTGCTGCTGACATCGCACTCGACGCACCTCGCAGCGAGGCTCGACTTGAAGAACACCGTTGTCGTGTTCCGCGACGAGGGAGGCAAGCTGGCGAGCCGCTACGTGCTGCAAGACATTGATCCCGAGACCGAAGCGGACGCGGTCCGCTTCCTATCGCTCTACCTCGACGCGACCAAATCGCGATTGCTCTTCGCGCGGAGTGTCATTTTGGTCGAAGGCATCGCCGAGCAAACGCTCGTCCCGCTGCTGTTTGAGAGGACGTACGGCGAGAAGCTCGAACGCCACGGCTGCTCGGTGGTGAACGTGAACGGCGTGGCCTTCAAGCACTTCCTAACCGTGTTCCGGCGAGGGCTCTTCCGCCGCTGCGTGGTGCTGACCGACAGCGACGCGGGGGCGAGAACCGAGAACCGCGCCTACAAGCTTGTGGAGGAGTTCGGGGGCAGCGACTCGATCGACATCAAGGTTTCGGAGACCTCGACCTTTGAGAAGGACCTGGTGCAAGCCAACCGGGAAGGGCCGGCACGGGAACTTTTGTTAGACGCGCTGGTTGCCGCGAGGCAGCGGAAAGGCAAGGGGTACGCCGAAGCCATAGGAGACGGCCCGCACGACCCTGACAAGTTCTACGAAGCCCTCGGACCCGAGAAAGCGGCATTCGCCTTTGGTGTCGCCACGGCTTTACGGGAGCGCCCCGACATTGAGTTCGCAACACCGCCTTACATCCAGCAGGGCTTTGAGCGTCTGGCGGGCGAGCCGTCCCAGAGACCGTCAGGGGCCGCTCCATGA
- a CDS encoding IS4 family transposase: protein MRSITDGRCRSQISFLRRQFLQDDGLPFGDVLSAATLSRALATLEGGWVDRIYTPLTTLWVFLGQVLSADHSCRAAVARLIAHRTAQGQSRCSAETGAYCQARKRLPEAFFAEAARESGRSLDSRAKKEWLWMGRRVYIYDGSTVQMADTPENQAAYPQVSNQQPGIGFPIARIAAVFSLSCGAILDVGVCRYAGKGQSELRLLLNMLDVFCSDSVVLGDRLMCSWNNFVLLQQRGVDAVFHFTVHRATDFRLGERLGPSDHVVAWPRPSSNRLFPWKQFMAMPDSIRVRECRVRIARPGFRSKVLVLATTLLDAKRYPKEALAELYRARWNAELDLRSVKTTLQMDVLRCKTPELVRKEIWTHVLAYNLIRTVMAQAAIRHGAQPRIISFKGAVQTLEAFQPLFAACRSCRRQLYDELLAAVAAHRVGDRPDRYEPRHLKRRKKRYDLLTRPRHVLKSLMAKGVIVN from the coding sequence ATGCGAAGCATTACCGACGGACGCTGTCGCAGCCAGATCAGCTTTCTACGGCGGCAGTTCTTGCAGGACGATGGCCTGCCATTCGGAGATGTGCTCAGCGCAGCGACTCTATCGCGGGCCCTCGCCACGCTTGAGGGCGGTTGGGTCGATCGGATCTACACGCCGCTGACGACGCTGTGGGTCTTCCTCGGCCAGGTGCTCAGCGCCGACCACTCGTGCCGAGCCGCCGTCGCCCGGCTGATCGCCCACCGGACCGCGCAGGGCCAGAGCAGGTGCTCGGCCGAGACCGGCGCTTACTGCCAGGCCCGCAAGCGATTGCCGGAGGCGTTCTTCGCCGAGGCGGCCCGGGAGAGTGGGCGTTCGCTCGACTCGCGGGCGAAGAAGGAATGGCTCTGGATGGGTCGGCGCGTCTACATCTACGACGGCTCGACCGTCCAGATGGCCGACACTCCCGAGAACCAAGCCGCCTACCCGCAGGTCTCGAACCAGCAGCCCGGCATCGGATTCCCGATCGCACGCATTGCGGCCGTCTTCTCGCTCTCGTGCGGGGCGATCCTCGATGTCGGCGTCTGCCGCTACGCCGGCAAGGGCCAGAGCGAACTGCGGCTGCTCTTGAACATGCTCGACGTCTTCTGTTCGGACAGCGTCGTGCTCGGCGATCGGTTGATGTGCTCGTGGAACAACTTCGTGCTGCTTCAGCAGCGGGGCGTCGATGCCGTCTTCCACTTCACGGTTCACCGAGCCACCGACTTCCGTCTCGGTGAACGACTCGGCCCGAGCGACCACGTCGTCGCGTGGCCACGGCCTTCGAGCAATCGGCTGTTCCCGTGGAAGCAGTTCATGGCGATGCCCGACTCGATCCGGGTCCGCGAGTGCCGGGTAAGGATCGCCCGGCCCGGCTTCCGCTCGAAGGTGCTCGTGCTGGCGACCACGCTCTTGGACGCGAAGCGTTATCCCAAGGAAGCCCTCGCCGAACTTTACCGGGCCCGCTGGAACGCCGAACTCGACCTGCGGTCGGTGAAGACGACGCTGCAGATGGACGTTCTGCGGTGCAAGACGCCCGAACTGGTGCGCAAAGAGATCTGGACGCACGTGCTGGCGTACAACCTGATCCGCACCGTGATGGCTCAGGCCGCGATTCGCCATGGCGCCCAGCCGAGAATTATTAGCTTCAAGGGGGCGGTTCAGACGCTCGAAGCGTTCCAGCCGCTGTTCGCCGCCTGTCGCTCATGCCGACGCCAGCTCTACGACGAACTCCTCGCCGCCGTCGCGGCCCACCGGGTCGGCGACAGACCCGATCGCTACGAACCCCGCCACCTAAAGCGACGCAAGAAACGCTACGACCTCCTCACCCGTCCACGCCACGTGCTCAAATCCCTGATGGCCAAAGGGGTTATCGTCAACTAA
- a CDS encoding AAA family ATPase, whose product MATAAQIKSLLRSYGDADGEQFVSVALQIAAHSARKGDAKLAQEVRDLVDEIKRRQSEGRIGGAVPIAQQTGDLAGLLAVSYPKTRLAEMVLAETTAGQLRRVIHEYRHQDKLRSHGLSGRRKLLLVGPPGCGKTMTASALAGELKLPLLAVQLHGLITKFMGETAAKLHLVFQAMAQTRGVYLFDEFDAIGADRGGRNDVGEVRRILNSFLQFLEQDHSDSLVVAATNYVGMLDGALFRRFDDVVHYDHPTGTETVALIQNRLRAFLQKEPDWDLIRNAATGLSHAEIARACDDAAKTCIIDDQDAVTDERLVDLLVERRRTHPAAD is encoded by the coding sequence ATGGCGACCGCCGCCCAAATCAAATCCTTGCTGCGGAGCTACGGCGACGCCGACGGCGAGCAGTTCGTCTCGGTGGCGTTGCAGATCGCCGCGCACTCGGCCCGTAAGGGGGACGCGAAACTCGCGCAGGAGGTGCGGGACCTCGTCGACGAGATCAAGCGGCGGCAGAGCGAGGGGCGGATCGGCGGCGCCGTCCCGATCGCCCAGCAGACCGGCGACCTTGCCGGCCTGCTCGCGGTGAGCTATCCCAAGACCCGATTGGCCGAGATGGTCCTGGCGGAGACGACGGCCGGCCAGCTGCGCCGGGTCATCCACGAGTACCGGCATCAAGACAAGCTGCGGAGCCACGGGCTCTCCGGGAGGAGAAAGCTGCTGCTCGTCGGCCCCCCCGGCTGCGGGAAGACGATGACGGCCTCGGCGCTCGCGGGCGAACTCAAACTCCCGCTGCTCGCCGTCCAGCTGCACGGCCTCATCACGAAGTTCATGGGCGAGACGGCGGCCAAGCTCCACCTCGTGTTCCAGGCGATGGCGCAGACCCGCGGCGTCTACCTCTTCGACGAGTTCGACGCGATCGGAGCGGACCGTGGGGGCCGTAACGACGTCGGCGAGGTCCGACGCATCCTGAATTCTTTCTTGCAGTTCCTGGAGCAGGACCACTCGGACAGTTTGGTCGTCGCCGCCACCAACTACGTGGGGATGCTCGACGGCGCCCTGTTCCGGCGATTCGATGACGTCGTCCATTACGACCACCCGACCGGGACCGAGACGGTCGCCCTCATCCAGAACCGGCTGCGGGCCTTCTTGCAGAAAGAGCCTGATTGGGACTTGATCCGCAACGCTGCGACAGGCCTTAGTCACGCCGAGATCGCCCGCGCCTGCGACGACGCGGCGAAAACCTGTATCATCGACGACCAGGATGCGGTCACCGACGAGCGGCTGGTGGATTTACTCGTCGAGAGGCGCCGCACCCACCCGGCTGCGGACTGA
- a CDS encoding S8 family peptidase: MDPLRHLFPSVRDAAESYQYPHDVRGSGSFDVPPRDRVPHAEALTLQVEAAENAASSQPVQEGEAAPEGLVLDFRGDPGFKLKLDSLEFRQSGIELRSARTDATGVMHASVFVPHGKTGYFVKRFEQYAREETKKGRPKNQELVESITEIRLATLESFWRDAGEMPSADEPVWWEIWLSDTGRDGEVVGLFRQRAAAQEVAVTDRDLAFPERRVVLAKATRLQLSAIENLFDMLAELRLAKLLPGEFIDLGPTGQGEFVEEAVTRVTVTPPSASVCHLDTGVNRGHPLLEVAIGSQHVLSADPAWSPADPKGHGTEMAGLALYGCLTGLLGSQEPMTLRHCVESVKIMPDGAANDPDLWGSLTIQAAARIEIAAPQRSQRAFSLTVTAEARDDGAPSSWSAAVDQMCAAVDEEAPGRLVLVAAGNLPLELRHEHPNRNLVEGVEDPGQSWNALTVGAFTELVSVRQSAYSGWRPVASRSGELSPASRTSRIWSSRSWPIKPDLLMEGGNVAIDPATGRADFIDDLSLLTTRVHASGAQLTTTGDTSAATALASRFAARLWAEYPSLRAETVRALMVHSARWTEPMLEFADGNKETLLRCCGYGAPDFGRACWSAANAATMVIESSLQPFRKKVTSGAENKRSVSYTSHQMDVHRLPWPTEVLRGLVDAEVRMRVTLSYFIEPSPGRRGWTRKHRYQSHGLRFEVKRPEETLDRFRKRVSKAARDEDEQVDGGGDDREWSIGKQLRCKGSVHSDMWRGTAAQLAASGVIAVYPVTGWWKERPHLNRFDKRASYSLVVSIETDAVDVDLYTPIVNQVAVSIDGYGGP, encoded by the coding sequence ATGGACCCGTTGCGGCATCTCTTTCCCTCGGTCCGAGACGCCGCCGAGTCTTATCAGTATCCGCACGATGTCCGAGGCAGCGGCTCTTTCGACGTCCCGCCGAGGGACCGGGTTCCCCACGCCGAAGCGCTGACCCTTCAAGTCGAGGCCGCGGAGAACGCCGCCTCGTCGCAGCCTGTGCAAGAAGGGGAGGCGGCGCCCGAAGGCCTCGTTCTCGACTTCCGCGGCGACCCGGGCTTCAAACTCAAGCTCGACAGCCTGGAGTTTCGGCAGAGTGGGATCGAGCTCCGCAGCGCCCGCACCGACGCGACCGGGGTGATGCACGCGTCGGTTTTCGTTCCGCACGGGAAGACCGGGTACTTCGTCAAGCGGTTCGAGCAGTACGCGCGCGAAGAGACCAAGAAGGGTCGTCCGAAGAACCAGGAGCTTGTCGAGAGCATCACCGAGATCCGGCTGGCGACGCTCGAGTCGTTCTGGCGTGACGCCGGCGAGATGCCCAGCGCCGACGAACCGGTCTGGTGGGAAATCTGGCTCTCCGACACGGGGCGTGACGGGGAGGTCGTCGGCCTGTTCCGCCAGCGGGCCGCCGCGCAAGAGGTCGCCGTGACCGACCGCGACCTGGCGTTTCCCGAACGGCGGGTGGTGCTGGCCAAGGCGACCAGGCTCCAGCTCTCCGCGATCGAAAACCTCTTCGACATGCTGGCCGAGCTGCGACTGGCGAAACTACTGCCCGGGGAGTTCATCGACCTCGGGCCGACAGGCCAGGGGGAGTTTGTCGAGGAGGCCGTCACCCGGGTTACCGTGACGCCTCCTTCGGCGTCGGTTTGCCACCTCGACACGGGCGTCAACCGAGGACACCCGCTCCTCGAAGTCGCCATCGGCAGCCAGCATGTCCTCTCGGCTGACCCCGCCTGGTCGCCAGCCGACCCCAAGGGGCACGGGACCGAGATGGCGGGCCTGGCCCTCTACGGATGCCTCACCGGCCTGCTCGGGTCGCAAGAACCCATGACTCTGCGGCACTGCGTCGAGTCGGTGAAAATCATGCCCGACGGGGCGGCGAATGACCCGGACCTGTGGGGGAGTCTGACGATCCAGGCGGCCGCGCGTATCGAGATCGCCGCTCCCCAGCGGAGCCAGCGGGCGTTCTCGCTGACCGTCACCGCCGAGGCGCGGGACGATGGGGCGCCCTCCTCCTGGTCGGCGGCGGTGGACCAGATGTGCGCGGCGGTCGACGAGGAAGCGCCGGGGCGACTCGTTCTTGTCGCCGCCGGCAACCTGCCGCTCGAACTGCGGCATGAGCACCCCAACCGGAATCTTGTCGAGGGCGTCGAGGACCCGGGGCAATCGTGGAACGCCCTGACCGTCGGCGCCTTCACGGAATTGGTGTCGGTCCGGCAATCGGCTTACAGCGGCTGGCGCCCGGTCGCCTCGCGGTCGGGCGAGTTGAGCCCCGCCAGCCGGACCTCCCGTATCTGGAGCAGCCGGTCGTGGCCGATCAAGCCGGACCTCCTGATGGAGGGAGGCAACGTCGCCATCGACCCCGCGACGGGGAGGGCCGACTTTATCGACGACCTCTCGCTCTTGACGACAAGGGTCCACGCCAGCGGCGCCCAGCTCACGACGACCGGAGACACTAGCGCAGCGACCGCCCTGGCGTCTCGTTTCGCTGCGCGCCTCTGGGCGGAGTACCCGTCGCTCCGCGCCGAAACGGTCCGCGCATTGATGGTTCACTCGGCCCGCTGGACCGAACCGATGCTCGAGTTCGCGGACGGCAACAAGGAGACGCTCTTGCGTTGCTGCGGATACGGCGCGCCGGACTTCGGCAGGGCGTGTTGGAGCGCCGCGAACGCCGCGACGATGGTCATCGAGTCTTCGTTGCAACCCTTCAGGAAGAAAGTCACGTCCGGCGCGGAGAACAAGAGGTCCGTCAGCTACACGTCCCACCAGATGGACGTTCACCGGCTCCCGTGGCCCACCGAGGTGCTGCGGGGCCTGGTGGACGCGGAGGTCAGGATGCGGGTCACGCTTTCCTACTTCATCGAGCCTAGCCCTGGTCGGCGCGGCTGGACGCGGAAGCACCGCTATCAATCGCACGGCTTGCGCTTCGAGGTCAAGCGGCCGGAGGAGACCCTGGACCGGTTCCGTAAGCGGGTGAGCAAAGCGGCACGCGACGAGGACGAGCAGGTCGACGGAGGGGGTGACGACCGGGAGTGGTCGATCGGCAAGCAACTCCGCTGCAAGGGGTCGGTTCACTCCGACATGTGGCGCGGCACCGCCGCTCAGTTGGCGGCGTCGGGCGTCATCGCGGTGTACCCGGTCACGGGGTGGTGGAAAGAACGGCCTCACTTGAATCGGTTCGACAAGCGGGCGTCGTACTCGCTCGTCGTGTCGATCGAAACGGACGCGGTCGACGTCGACCTCTACACGCCAATCGTCAACCAGGTAGCTGTGTCGATCGATGGTTACGGCGGACCTTAG